The following proteins are encoded in a genomic region of Methylocella tundrae:
- a CDS encoding GYD domain-containing protein — translation MSAYILLMNWTDQGVRHVKDSPGRLDAAKKALKDEGGEFKHVFLTMGAYDLIAVYEAPDDAVAARFTMQLGMMGNVRTQTLKAFPEAAYREIINTLK, via the coding sequence ATGTCCGCATATATCCTGCTGATGAACTGGACGGACCAGGGCGTCCGCCATGTGAAGGATTCGCCCGGGCGCCTCGATGCCGCAAAAAAGGCGCTGAAGGACGAGGGAGGAGAGTTCAAGCACGTCTTCCTGACCATGGGCGCCTACGATCTTATCGCTGTTTACGAGGCCCCGGACGATGCCGTGGCGGCGCGTTTCACCATGCAGCTTGGCATGATGGGCAATGTGCGGACGCAAACGCTCAAGGCTTTCCCCGAGGCCGCCTATCGCGAGATCATCAATACGCTCAAGTAA
- a CDS encoding dihydrolipoamide acetyltransferase family protein, protein MKIFRLPDLGEGLQEAEIVEWHRKAGETVTIDQPLVSVETAKAVIEIPSPQSGTIKRLFGAAGDIIRIGAPLAGFEGEPDVSEDSGAVVGVVETGARVLKEAPAAIARGGASIRATPAVRALASRLEVDLAIVTPSGPDGVITAGDVQRVVRILTEAGPAEPLRGFRRVMSQNMALAQAEVAAATVVDDADIEAWPAAADTTIRLIRALVAACQAEPALNAWFESRSLARRVLRTIDLGVAVDLPEGLFVPVLRDVANRDAADLRRGLDRMRADLAAHRMPPDELRGNTITLSNFGAIAGRYAAPIVLPPTVAILGAGRIRKEVVACNGAPAIHRMLPLSLTFDHRVVTGGEAGRFLAAAIADLARAD, encoded by the coding sequence ATGAAGATCTTCAGACTTCCCGATCTCGGCGAAGGGCTCCAGGAGGCCGAAATCGTCGAATGGCATCGGAAGGCCGGCGAGACCGTGACGATTGATCAGCCGCTGGTGTCGGTGGAAACCGCAAAAGCCGTGATCGAGATTCCTTCTCCCCAATCAGGCACAATCAAGCGTTTGTTCGGCGCCGCCGGCGACATCATCCGCATCGGCGCTCCACTGGCCGGCTTTGAGGGCGAGCCTGACGTCTCTGAAGATTCCGGCGCTGTCGTCGGCGTTGTCGAGACTGGCGCGCGCGTTCTGAAAGAGGCTCCAGCGGCCATCGCACGCGGCGGCGCTTCGATCCGCGCGACGCCCGCGGTCCGCGCCCTCGCGAGCCGGCTCGAGGTCGATCTCGCCATTGTGACGCCATCTGGTCCCGACGGCGTGATTACCGCCGGCGATGTGCAACGCGTCGTCCGCATTCTCACTGAGGCCGGACCCGCCGAACCCTTGCGCGGGTTCAGGCGCGTGATGTCGCAGAATATGGCTCTCGCCCAAGCGGAGGTTGCGGCGGCGACCGTCGTGGATGACGCCGACATCGAGGCGTGGCCGGCGGCGGCGGACACGACGATCCGTCTCATTCGCGCCCTGGTCGCCGCCTGTCAGGCGGAGCCCGCGCTGAATGCGTGGTTCGAGAGCCGGTCGCTGGCGCGCAGAGTCTTGCGGACGATCGACCTCGGCGTCGCGGTCGATCTGCCCGAAGGGCTGTTCGTGCCCGTCTTGCGCGATGTCGCCAATCGCGACGCCGCGGATTTGCGCCGGGGCCTTGATCGGATGCGGGCGGATCTCGCCGCGCACAGGATGCCGCCCGATGAGCTGCGCGGCAATACGATCACTCTATCGAACTTCGGAGCCATCGCCGGCAGATATGCGGCGCCCATTGTGCTGCCGCCGACGGTCGCCATTCTCGGCGCCGGCCGGATCCGCAAGGAAGTGGTCGCCTGCAATGGCGCGCCCGCCATTCACCGCATGCTTCCGCTGAGCCTGACCTTCGATCACAGGGTGGTGACGGGCGGCGAGGCCGGACGTTTTCTCGCCGCCGCGATCGCCGATCTGGCGCGGGCGGATTGA
- a CDS encoding alpha-ketoacid dehydrogenase subunit beta, with amino-acid sequence MSELTLVEAVNLALAGEMARDPEVLLLGEDIGVNGGVFRATIGLEARFGPERVIDTPLAEAAIVGAAIGMAAMGLKPVAEIQFTGFIYPAIDQMINHAARLRHRTCGRLSCPMVLRAPCGGGIHAPEHHSESPEAFFAHMPGLRVVIPSSPARAYGLLLAAIRDPDPVVFLEPTFLYRLFREEVAEDGEALPLDVCFVSREGADATLVAWGAMVHAALAAADRLEQDGIDVEVIDVATLKPLDADTILRSVEKTGRCVIVHEAPRTAGFGAEIAAEIAEHGLYSLLAPVKRVTGYDVIIPLSKMEAQYLPDVERIIDAVRMVMEAR; translated from the coding sequence ATGAGTGAGCTCACGCTCGTCGAAGCCGTCAATCTTGCGCTGGCCGGCGAAATGGCGCGCGACCCCGAGGTTCTTTTGCTTGGCGAGGATATCGGCGTCAATGGCGGCGTGTTTCGCGCAACCATTGGACTGGAGGCGCGCTTCGGGCCTGAGCGCGTCATCGATACGCCGCTCGCGGAAGCGGCGATCGTCGGCGCCGCTATCGGCATGGCGGCGATGGGATTGAAGCCCGTCGCCGAGATTCAATTCACCGGATTCATCTATCCGGCCATCGACCAGATGATCAATCACGCGGCGCGCCTGCGTCATCGCACCTGCGGCAGGCTGTCCTGTCCGATGGTTTTGCGGGCGCCCTGCGGCGGCGGCATTCATGCGCCCGAGCATCATTCGGAGAGCCCCGAGGCCTTCTTCGCTCATATGCCGGGGTTGCGGGTCGTAATCCCGTCCTCGCCTGCGCGCGCCTACGGCCTTCTGCTCGCCGCCATCCGCGATCCCGACCCGGTCGTGTTTCTGGAGCCGACCTTTCTCTATCGGCTCTTTCGCGAGGAGGTCGCGGAAGACGGCGAAGCTCTGCCGCTCGACGTTTGCTTCGTCTCGCGTGAAGGCGCCGACGCAACGCTGGTCGCGTGGGGCGCGATGGTTCACGCGGCGCTGGCGGCGGCGGACCGCCTGGAACAGGACGGGATCGACGTCGAAGTGATCGACGTCGCGACTTTGAAACCGCTGGACGCCGATACGATCCTGCGCTCCGTAGAGAAAACGGGCCGTTGCGTGATCGTTCATGAAGCGCCCCGCACAGCAGGTTTCGGCGCCGAAATCGCCGCGGAAATCGCCGAGCATGGGCTTTACTCGCTGCTCGCCCCGGTGAAGCGCGTCACCGGATATGATGTCATCATCCCGCTTTCCAAAATGGAGGCCCAGTATCTTCCAGACGTCGAACGCATTATCGACGCCGTCCGCATGGTCATGGAGGCGCGATGA
- the pdhA gene encoding pyruvate dehydrogenase (acetyl-transferring) E1 component subunit alpha: MDDDFHVGPARFLSSEGELDQSAGSLSPDPGFLLQLYRAMTRTRVFDGKAIALQRTGKLGTFPSALGQEAIGVGVAHAMLAKDVLFPYYRDHAALFLRGVTMAEMLLYWGGDERGGDFRVPRQDFPICVPVGSQVAHAAGAAYAFKLRREKRVAVCTIGDGGTAKGDFYEALNLAGVWNAPLVVVINNNRWAISTPRELESAAATLAQKAVAAGIEGRQVDGNDVIAVHEIASQAIGKARSGGGPTLIEALSYRLGDHTTADDATRYRDPAIVQREWAFEPIGRLRAYLTRTGVWNRELETELLKQCSEEVEKAVETYLTTPPRDSDAMFKHLFASLPRAMHSQRDEARRFDPLRGARHE; the protein is encoded by the coding sequence ATGGACGACGATTTTCATGTTGGCCCTGCCCGGTTTCTGTCCTCGGAAGGCGAATTGGACCAATCCGCCGGATCGCTCTCGCCGGACCCCGGCTTTCTGCTCCAGCTCTACAGGGCGATGACGCGAACGCGGGTGTTCGACGGCAAAGCGATCGCCTTGCAGCGCACCGGCAAGCTCGGGACTTTCCCGTCCGCTCTCGGTCAAGAGGCGATCGGGGTCGGAGTGGCGCACGCCATGCTGGCGAAGGATGTGCTGTTCCCTTACTACCGCGATCATGCGGCGCTGTTTTTGCGCGGCGTCACCATGGCGGAGATGCTGCTTTATTGGGGCGGCGACGAACGTGGCGGCGATTTCCGCGTTCCGAGGCAAGATTTTCCGATTTGCGTGCCGGTCGGCTCCCAGGTCGCCCACGCGGCCGGCGCCGCCTATGCTTTCAAGCTTCGCCGCGAGAAGCGGGTGGCGGTCTGCACGATCGGAGACGGCGGCACCGCCAAGGGCGATTTCTACGAAGCGCTGAACCTCGCGGGCGTATGGAACGCGCCTCTTGTCGTCGTCATCAACAACAACCGCTGGGCGATCTCGACGCCGCGCGAACTCGAGAGCGCGGCGGCGACGCTGGCGCAAAAGGCCGTCGCCGCAGGCATTGAAGGACGGCAGGTCGACGGCAATGACGTCATCGCGGTTCATGAAATCGCTTCTCAAGCGATCGGGAAGGCGCGATCGGGCGGCGGCCCGACCTTGATCGAAGCGCTGAGTTACCGGTTGGGCGACCATACGACGGCCGATGACGCCACACGCTACCGCGATCCCGCAATTGTTCAGCGCGAGTGGGCGTTCGAGCCGATCGGCCGCCTGCGCGCCTATCTGACGAGGACCGGCGTCTGGAACAGGGAACTCGAAACCGAGCTTTTGAAGCAATGCTCCGAGGAAGTCGAGAAGGCCGTCGAAACCTATCTGACGACGCCGCCGCGAGACAGCGACGCCATGTTCAAACATCTTTTCGCATCGCTTCCGCGCGCCATGCACAGTCAGCGCGATGAGGCGCGCCGCTTCGACCCGCTGCGGGGCGCGCGCCATGAGTGA
- a CDS encoding hydroxymethylglutaryl-CoA lyase: MTLPARVRIVEVSPRDGLQNESTILPVETKVALIELLAKAGVRDIEAGSFVSAKRAPQMAATAEVLAKLDMKLLSRSSVRLSVLVPNLQGLDCALASGVKDVAVFAAASETFSQKNINCSIAESLARFAPAVEKALSAGIRVRGYISCVLGCPYEGEIAPGEVASLARDLTAMGCHEISLGDTIGAGTPLRAKRLIEAVARDGPIDRLALHFHDTYGQALANIFACLELGVSVVDASVAGLGGCPYAPGATGNVATEDVVYMLDGMGVETGIDLAALAEAGEFISGRLGRQSGSRASRAIAAQRRTGSQKM; this comes from the coding sequence ATGACCCTTCCCGCCCGCGTTCGCATCGTCGAAGTCAGTCCGCGCGACGGGCTGCAGAATGAATCCACAATTCTACCCGTCGAGACCAAGGTCGCCCTGATCGAACTATTGGCGAAAGCGGGAGTGAGGGACATCGAGGCGGGGAGCTTCGTATCGGCGAAGCGGGCGCCTCAGATGGCGGCGACGGCCGAGGTTCTCGCAAAGCTCGACATGAAGCTGCTTTCGCGGTCCAGCGTCCGATTGTCCGTCCTCGTCCCCAACCTCCAAGGCCTCGACTGCGCGCTCGCCAGCGGCGTGAAGGATGTGGCGGTGTTCGCCGCCGCCTCCGAGACCTTTTCGCAAAAGAACATCAATTGTTCGATCGCCGAAAGCCTCGCGCGGTTCGCGCCGGCGGTCGAGAAAGCCCTTTCAGCCGGGATAAGGGTGCGCGGCTATATCTCATGCGTCCTCGGCTGCCCTTACGAAGGCGAGATCGCGCCGGGCGAAGTCGCGTCCCTCGCGCGCGATCTGACCGCCATGGGCTGTCATGAGATTTCGCTGGGCGACACCATCGGCGCCGGAACGCCGCTGCGGGCGAAACGATTGATCGAGGCGGTGGCGCGGGACGGGCCCATCGATCGCCTCGCTCTTCATTTCCATGACACTTACGGCCAGGCGCTGGCCAACATCTTCGCCTGTCTCGAACTCGGCGTATCCGTCGTCGACGCTTCGGTCGCAGGTCTCGGCGGTTGCCCCTACGCTCCCGGCGCCACCGGCAACGTCGCGACCGAGGATGTCGTCTACATGCTGGACGGCATGGGCGTCGAAACCGGAATCGATCTCGCCGCCCTGGCCGAGGCCGGAGAATTCATCTCGGGGCGGCTGGGCCGGCAGTCCGGCAGCCGGGCGTCCCGCGCAATCGCCGCGCAGAGGCGAACGGGGTCTCAAAAAATGTGA
- a CDS encoding acetyl/propionyl/methylcrotonyl-CoA carboxylase subunit alpha, with the protein MFRKILIANRGEIACRVIATARRLGVATVAVYSDADAHALHVDLADEAWPIGAARAQESYLAIDKIVAAARQSGAEAIHPGYGFLSENPAFATACAKAGICFIGPPPEAMRVMGSKAAAKTMMERAGVPILPGYHGDAQDLALLAGVAADIGFPVLIKASAAGGGKGMRIVERCEDLPEALEGARREALASFGDDRLLIEKYVPEARHIEVQIFADQHGEIVSFFERDCSIQRRHQKIVEETPAPGIDPLRRRAMAEAAITAARAVGYVGAGTVEFLVKGDRFYFLEMNARLQVEHPVTEMISRQDLVEWQLRVASGEKLPLTQQRLSMLGHSIEARIYAEDPGRGFLPSTGRIRHLREPREAEGVRVDTGLRQGDPITQDYDPLIAKLIVWGVDRAAALQRLESALAEYEIVGVATNLDVLRAIATHPAFMSGESDTGFIERHIDQLLAPASPAGSEETTILAAGAAARLGDLRVKAAAEAANSGDPWSPWDVSDAWRIDGQGCQTVIFDREGESITLRVHALPDGSIRVETPATAMLVSAEETGDGMRLRVDGVLRQLRVVREDFGLVVILAGRNHFLRYVDPLAPPRVEASGALQLTAPLPARVTRVLVGTGDFVKKGAPVIVLEAMKMEITLTAPDDGVIADIRYAEGDVAPEGAELVVLAAGEAP; encoded by the coding sequence ATGTTTCGTAAGATCCTGATCGCCAATCGCGGCGAGATCGCCTGTCGCGTGATAGCCACCGCAAGGCGGCTCGGCGTCGCGACGGTTGCGGTCTATTCGGATGCGGATGCGCATGCGCTCCATGTCGATCTTGCCGACGAGGCCTGGCCGATCGGCGCCGCCCGCGCGCAGGAGAGTTACCTTGCGATCGACAAGATCGTGGCGGCGGCCCGGCAATCGGGAGCTGAGGCGATCCATCCCGGCTATGGCTTCCTTTCGGAGAACCCGGCCTTCGCCACAGCCTGCGCGAAAGCGGGAATTTGCTTCATCGGGCCGCCGCCGGAAGCGATGCGCGTGATGGGCTCCAAGGCGGCGGCCAAAACAATGATGGAGCGCGCGGGCGTTCCCATCCTGCCGGGCTATCATGGCGACGCTCAGGACTTGGCGCTCCTCGCCGGCGTCGCCGCGGACATCGGATTTCCCGTCCTGATCAAGGCCTCGGCCGCTGGCGGCGGCAAGGGCATGCGGATCGTCGAACGCTGCGAGGACCTGCCGGAGGCCCTCGAAGGCGCGAGGCGCGAGGCGCTGGCCTCTTTTGGCGACGATCGGCTATTGATCGAGAAATACGTGCCGGAGGCCCGCCATATCGAGGTCCAGATCTTCGCCGACCAACACGGCGAAATCGTCTCCTTTTTCGAACGTGACTGCTCGATCCAGCGGCGTCATCAGAAAATTGTCGAGGAGACGCCGGCGCCGGGCATCGACCCGCTGCGCCGGCGCGCCATGGCCGAAGCCGCGATCACGGCCGCCCGCGCCGTTGGTTATGTCGGCGCGGGAACCGTCGAGTTTCTCGTGAAAGGCGATCGCTTCTATTTTCTGGAAATGAATGCGCGTCTGCAAGTCGAGCATCCGGTCACGGAAATGATCTCGCGGCAGGATCTGGTCGAATGGCAGCTGCGCGTCGCCTCTGGCGAGAAACTTCCGTTGACGCAGCAGCGGTTGAGCATGCTCGGACATTCGATCGAGGCTCGCATCTATGCGGAAGATCCGGGCCGCGGCTTTCTTCCGTCTACGGGCCGGATCAGGCATCTGCGGGAACCGCGAGAAGCAGAAGGCGTCCGGGTCGATACGGGCCTGCGCCAGGGCGACCCGATCACGCAAGACTACGATCCTCTGATCGCTAAACTGATCGTCTGGGGCGTTGATCGCGCAGCCGCCCTGCAAAGGCTCGAGAGCGCGCTCGCTGAATATGAAATCGTCGGCGTCGCGACCAATCTCGATGTGCTGCGCGCCATTGCGACGCATCCCGCCTTTATGAGCGGCGAAAGCGACACCGGCTTCATCGAGCGCCATATCGACCAATTGCTCGCTCCAGCCTCGCCGGCGGGGAGCGAGGAAACGACGATCCTCGCCGCGGGCGCGGCGGCGCGGCTCGGCGATTTGCGAGTGAAGGCGGCGGCGGAGGCAGCGAACTCCGGCGATCCCTGGTCGCCCTGGGATGTGAGCGACGCCTGGCGGATCGACGGGCAAGGCTGTCAGACTGTCATTTTCGACCGCGAGGGAGAAAGCATAACGCTTCGCGTTCACGCTTTGCCGGATGGGTCAATCCGTGTGGAGACGCCGGCCACAGCCATGCTCGTCAGCGCCGAGGAAACCGGCGACGGGATGCGTCTGCGCGTAGACGGAGTGCTGCGCCAGCTTCGGGTGGTCAGGGAGGATTTTGGGCTCGTCGTCATTCTCGCCGGGCGAAATCATTTTCTGCGTTACGTCGATCCGCTGGCGCCGCCGCGCGTCGAGGCCTCGGGAGCGCTCCAGCTGACCGCTCCCCTACCCGCGCGCGTCACGCGCGTTCTCGTCGGGACCGGCGATTTCGTAAAAAAAGGCGCTCCCGTCATCGTTCTCGAAGCCATGAAAATGGAGATCACTCTCACGGCCCCGGACGACGGCGTCATCGCCGACATCCGTTACGCCGAAGGCGATGTGGCGCCGGAAGGCGCCGAGCTGGTCGTCCTCGCCGCTGGAGAGGCGCCATGA
- a CDS encoding enoyl-CoA hydratase-related protein: protein MSDLLESIDARGVATLTLNKPERHNAFDDGLIAAMTASLKRLDGQSAVRVVVLEAAGESFCAGADIAWMKRAAQDSFDANVADAGVLAELMQRLDLLSKPTVAVIGGPAYGGGVGLVACCDVAVASDRASFCLSEARLGLIPAVVGPFVIRAIGARQARRYFLTAESISAPRAKEIGLVHEVVAEAALETARDTIIEALLAGAPGAQTEAKALASWCEGRPIDAELARETARRIATRRASPEGREGLSAFLGKRLPAWRTDRNNPDVS from the coding sequence ATGAGCGACCTTCTGGAATCGATCGACGCCCGTGGGGTCGCGACGCTCACATTGAACAAGCCAGAGCGGCATAATGCGTTCGACGATGGGCTGATCGCGGCGATGACCGCGTCGTTGAAGCGCCTCGACGGCCAATCCGCCGTACGCGTCGTCGTCCTCGAAGCCGCCGGCGAAAGCTTCTGCGCCGGAGCGGATATCGCATGGATGAAACGAGCCGCGCAGGACAGTTTTGACGCCAATGTCGCCGACGCTGGCGTGCTCGCCGAACTCATGCAAAGGCTCGACCTTCTGTCAAAGCCCACCGTCGCCGTGATCGGCGGCCCGGCCTATGGCGGCGGCGTCGGCCTTGTCGCCTGTTGCGACGTAGCGGTCGCGTCCGACCGGGCGAGTTTCTGCCTGAGCGAAGCAAGGCTCGGCCTCATCCCGGCCGTGGTCGGGCCCTTTGTCATCCGGGCCATCGGCGCGCGGCAGGCCCGGCGCTATTTTCTGACGGCGGAATCGATTTCGGCCCCGCGCGCCAAGGAGATCGGGCTCGTTCACGAGGTCGTGGCGGAAGCGGCCCTCGAAACCGCGCGAGACACGATTATCGAGGCGCTTCTGGCTGGCGCTCCGGGCGCCCAGACCGAGGCGAAGGCGCTGGCGTCTTGGTGCGAGGGGCGTCCCATCGACGCTGAACTCGCGCGGGAGACAGCGAGAAGGATTGCGACGCGGCGCGCTTCCCCGGAGGGAAGGGAAGGCTTGAGCGCCTTTCTCGGCAAACGGCTCCCCGCCTGGCGCACGGATCGGAACAATCCAGATGTTTCGTAA
- a CDS encoding carboxyl transferase domain-containing protein — protein MPLIETAVDTRSTEYRLNREAMTELVSDLRHTASRIREGGGAAARARHLARGKMLPRERIDALIDPLSPFLEIGQFAAHGMYDGEVPCAGVIAGIGRISRRECMIVANDATVKGGAYFPITVKKHLRAQEIAAQNRLPCVYLVDSGGAHLPSQDEVFPDREHFGRIFYNQASMSAAEIAQIAVVMGACTAGGAYVPAMSDETIIVRNQGMIFLAGPPLVRAATGEVVTAEELGGAEVHCRQSGVADHYAETDAHALGVARAIIANLNHTKRPSVALRRPAQPRYDPCEIYGVTPADGRRQYDVREIIARIVDDSEFDEFKRLYGPTLVTGFAHVWGYPVGVIASNGILFSESAQKAAHFIQICARRRIPLIFLQNIAGFMVGRKYEAGGIAKEGAKMVAAVATAAVPKFTVVIGGSFGAGNYAMCGRAYSPRFLWMWPNARIGVMGGEQAASVLSRVRRDSLEARGLVSSREDEAAFEASIRDQYGRQSHPYYASARLWDDGVIDPADTRRVLGLALSASFNAPIDESRFGLFRM, from the coding sequence ATGCCCCTCATCGAAACAGCCGTCGATACGCGCTCAACCGAATATCGCTTGAATCGCGAAGCCATGACGGAACTGGTTTCCGACCTCCGCCACACCGCAAGCCGCATCCGCGAGGGCGGTGGAGCGGCGGCGCGGGCGCGCCACCTGGCGCGTGGAAAAATGCTGCCGCGCGAGCGGATCGACGCGCTGATTGATCCCCTCTCGCCTTTCCTCGAGATTGGACAGTTCGCCGCGCATGGAATGTACGACGGCGAGGTCCCCTGCGCCGGAGTGATCGCCGGGATCGGACGCATTTCCCGCAGGGAATGCATGATCGTGGCGAATGACGCGACGGTGAAGGGCGGCGCTTATTTTCCGATCACCGTGAAGAAGCATTTGCGCGCGCAGGAAATAGCCGCGCAAAATCGCCTGCCATGCGTCTATCTGGTCGATTCAGGCGGCGCCCATCTGCCGAGTCAGGACGAAGTCTTTCCCGATCGCGAGCATTTCGGACGCATCTTCTACAATCAGGCCAGTATGTCGGCGGCCGAAATCGCCCAGATCGCCGTCGTCATGGGAGCCTGCACGGCGGGCGGCGCCTATGTGCCGGCGATGTCGGACGAAACCATCATCGTTCGCAACCAGGGAATGATCTTTCTCGCGGGACCGCCGCTTGTCCGGGCCGCGACCGGCGAAGTCGTGACGGCCGAAGAATTGGGCGGCGCAGAGGTGCATTGCCGTCAGTCCGGCGTCGCCGACCATTACGCCGAGACTGACGCCCACGCCCTCGGCGTCGCTCGCGCGATCATCGCCAATCTCAATCATACGAAGCGTCCTTCCGTCGCGCTGCGTAGGCCGGCGCAGCCGCGATATGATCCGTGCGAGATCTATGGCGTCACGCCCGCGGATGGGCGCAGGCAGTATGATGTCCGCGAAATCATCGCGCGCATTGTCGACGACAGTGAATTCGACGAGTTCAAACGCCTTTACGGGCCGACATTGGTCACGGGCTTCGCTCATGTCTGGGGATACCCGGTTGGCGTCATCGCCAGCAATGGGATCCTGTTCTCGGAAAGCGCGCAAAAAGCTGCGCATTTCATTCAGATCTGCGCCCGGCGCCGGATTCCGTTAATCTTCCTTCAGAACATCGCCGGCTTCATGGTCGGACGCAAATATGAAGCCGGAGGCATCGCCAAGGAAGGCGCGAAGATGGTCGCCGCCGTCGCCACGGCCGCCGTGCCGAAATTCACCGTGGTCATCGGCGGCAGCTTCGGCGCCGGAAACTATGCGATGTGCGGACGCGCCTATTCGCCGCGGTTTTTGTGGATGTGGCCAAATGCGAGGATCGGCGTGATGGGCGGAGAGCAGGCGGCGAGCGTTTTGAGCCGCGTGCGCCGCGACAGCCTCGAAGCGCGCGGCCTCGTCTCCTCGAGGGAAGACGAAGCGGCTTTCGAAGCCTCGATCCGCGATCAATATGGGCGGCAGAGCCATCCCTATTACGCCAGCGCCCGGCTCTGGGACGACGGCGTCATCGATCCCGCCGACACGCGCCGCGTGCTGGGTCTGGCGCTTTCCGCGAGTTTCAACGCGCCTATTGACGAAAGCCGGTTTGGCCTTTTCCGCATGTGA
- a CDS encoding isovaleryl-CoA dehydrogenase — MSHKPPVLDFGLGKTADLIRDQVEEFASREIAPRAATIDAENAFPPELWKKMGKLGVLGVTVAEEYGGAGLGYLEHVLAMQEISRASASVGLSYGAHSNLCVNQLHRNGSGEQKRRYLPGLLSGEHVGALAMSEPGAGSDVVNMRLRARRRGDRYVLNGVKMWVTNGPDADVMIVYAKTDPDAGARGITAFIIEKSFKGISTAPKFDKLGMRGSNTCEILFEDCEVPDSNVLGLPERGVSLLMSGLDYERVVLAGGPIGIMQACMDVVVPYLHERKQFGQPIGEFQIMQAKLADMYTAMSAAKAYVYAVAKACDRGETTRKDAAGAILFAAERATSMALEAIQCLGGNGYINDYPTGRLLRDAKLYEIGAGTSEIRRMLIGRELFNESAR, encoded by the coding sequence ATGAGCCATAAGCCGCCGGTTCTGGATTTCGGTCTCGGTAAAACCGCCGATCTGATTCGCGATCAGGTCGAGGAGTTCGCCTCGCGCGAGATCGCGCCGCGGGCCGCGACGATCGACGCCGAGAACGCGTTTCCCCCCGAACTGTGGAAAAAAATGGGAAAGCTCGGGGTTCTCGGCGTGACGGTCGCTGAGGAATATGGGGGCGCGGGCCTCGGGTATCTTGAACATGTCCTGGCCATGCAAGAGATCAGCCGGGCTTCCGCATCGGTTGGCCTATCCTATGGCGCGCACTCCAATCTCTGCGTAAACCAGCTTCATCGCAACGGAAGTGGCGAGCAGAAGCGGCGCTATCTGCCGGGGCTCCTGTCCGGCGAGCATGTCGGCGCCCTCGCCATGTCGGAGCCGGGCGCCGGATCGGATGTCGTCAACATGCGTTTGCGCGCGCGAAGGCGCGGCGACCGCTATGTCCTGAACGGCGTGAAGATGTGGGTCACAAACGGCCCCGACGCGGACGTCATGATCGTCTACGCCAAAACCGACCCGGACGCCGGAGCGCGCGGCATCACCGCCTTTATTATCGAGAAGAGTTTTAAAGGCATTTCGACCGCGCCGAAATTCGACAAGCTCGGCATGCGCGGATCCAACACATGCGAGATCCTGTTCGAGGATTGCGAGGTTCCAGACAGCAATGTGCTGGGACTGCCTGAACGTGGCGTGAGCCTGCTGATGAGCGGATTGGATTACGAGCGCGTTGTGCTTGCGGGCGGGCCGATCGGCATCATGCAGGCGTGCATGGATGTTGTGGTTCCCTACCTGCATGAGCGAAAGCAGTTCGGCCAGCCGATAGGCGAATTCCAGATCATGCAGGCAAAGCTCGCCGATATGTACACCGCGATGAGCGCCGCGAAAGCCTATGTCTACGCGGTGGCGAAGGCGTGCGATCGGGGCGAGACGACGCGGAAGGACGCCGCCGGCGCCATACTTTTCGCCGCCGAAAGGGCGACCTCGATGGCGCTCGAAGCGATCCAGTGTCTCGGCGGCAACGGTTACATCAATGACTACCCGACTGGCCGGCTCCTGCGCGACGCCAAGCTGTATGAGATCGGCGCCGGCACCAGTGAAATCCGCCGCATGCTGATCGGCCGGGAACTCTTCAATGAGAGCGCCCGATGA